The Pogona vitticeps strain Pit_001003342236 chromosome 3, PviZW2.1, whole genome shotgun sequence genome includes a window with the following:
- the SPON2 gene encoding spondin-2, translating into MENLVLASCSDKLISTLLLTLLSCVTCVPLDDDSVCTAEELATYSVVFTGKWSQAAFPKQYPLYRPPAQWSSLLGVAHNSDYNMWKTNEYASNGMREFAERGEPWALMKEVEAAGEKIQSVHGIFSTPAVSTGTGQASTDFEVHSRYSLVSMAVRIVPSPDWFVGIDSLNLCEKDHWKQKISLELFPYDAGTDSGFTFSSPNFATIPQDTVKEITSSSPSHPANSFYYPKLKNLPPIARITMIKLKRSKLGFPVPQSNGTAIGNEIDDSVSETPLDCEISLWSPWGLCKGKCGRLGSKTRTRYVRLQPANNGTPCPSLQEESECEPDNCV; encoded by the exons ATGGAAAACCTGGTACTTGCCTCTTGCTCAGACAAACTGATTTCAACACTACTTTTAACTCTTCTGAGCTGTGTCACTTGCGTGCCTCTTGATGACGATTCAGTCTGCACAGCAGAAGAGCTGGCGACGTACAGCGTTGTTTTCACAGGGAAATGGAGCCAAGCAGCTTTCCCCAAGCAGTACCCACTGTACAGGCCTCCAGCGCAATGGTCATCGCTTCTAG GCGTGGCCCATAATTCTGATTACAACATGTGGAAAACAAATGAGTATGCCAGTAATGGTATGCGCGAGTTTGCTGAAAGAGGTGAACCATGGGCATTAATGAAGGAAGTAGAAGCAGCTGGAGAAAAAATCCAAAGTGTGCATGGAATATTCTCCACTCCTGCAGTTTCCACTGGCACAGGACAAGCCTCCACTGACTTTGAAGTGCATTCAAGATACTCTCTG gTATCCATGGCTGTACGAATTGTGCCCAGCCCTGACTGGTTCGTAGGCATTGATAGTTTAAATTTGTGTGAAAAAGATCACTGGAAACAGAAGATATCATTGGAACTTTTTCCGTACGATGCCGGAACTGACAGTGGTTTCACGTTTTCCTCGCCCAACTTTGCCACCATCCCACAAGATACTGTCAAAGAG ATCACTTCCTCTTCTCCAAGTCACCCAGCAAACTCATTTTATTATCCAAAGCTTAAAAATTTACCACCTATTGCTCGAATAACCATGATAAAACTTAAAAGAAGCAAACTCGGCTTTCCTGTTCCTCAAAGCAATGGGACAGCAATAGGTAACGAAATAGATGATTCTGTCTCAG AAACTCCGTTGGACTGTGAGATCTCCCTCTGGTCTCCTTGGGGCCTTTGTAAAGGAAAGTGTGGGCGTTTAGGGAGCAAAACAAGAACTCGGTATGTACGCCTTCAGCCTGCCAATAATGGGACTCCCTGCCCAAGCCTGCAAGAAGAATCAGAATGCGAACCAGATAATTGTGTCTGA